A section of the Oryzias latipes chromosome 8, ASM223467v1 genome encodes:
- the LOC101166552 gene encoding perforin-1-like: protein MFPVKFSLFLLLIFPLCTFETCTDGTPQECQDAGFVPGSNLAGEGFDITSMERKGAFVLDMNQWKRENKSCTLCTNPYMDNRRQKLPLSVVDWRATHSCSSKVSSQIFKSSESLVESTTSSVQNDWKVGLNIPFKANLMLAGSHSKVAGYSMEKTKSDKFSFTTQGLSCEYYSYRISKTPTLQKDFLDSVKQLPKVYNPQSKNNYYHLIDTFGTHYITKVKMGGKVQAVTSIRECEAHLDGIEVNEAEMCLRVEASGTIKGTTISSEVQHCQGKKDKLGRKITFSSYFNDRFMEVKGGQTTEPDLIFSASMNPSAYKDWLNSVPQNPDTLSYSLDSLHELIPKSDPMRENLCSAITHYILEKGLLKSCTDPCKAGIKSKSREPCVCQCHNNPAVTPDCCPAQRGMARVIITVLGGSYLYGDDFTATDAYVKVFTGKQVFRTDTIDNDDFPKWNMKLDLGSQVLSEIKLKFEVWDEDNEWDDDLLGSCERSLTSGTNSDACSLDYGELYFEWKVECAPNLSGSYCQTYQSSPMDKNLKELYRSRHSRPVPKDILQQMGVFVNKSSSRKNENLMKIYDANKKLSNFTKEYFL, encoded by the exons ATGTTCCCTGTGAAATTTTCCCTCTTCCTTCTGCTGATCTTTCCCTTGTGCACATTTGAGACGTGCACAGACGGGACGCCCCAAGAGTGCCAGGATGCAGGGTTTGTTCCAGGTTCCAATTTAGCCGGAGAAGGCTTCGACATCACTAGTATGGAGCGCAAGGGGGCTTTTGTCCTCGACATGAATCAATGGAAACGTGAGAATAAATCATGCACCCTGTGCACCAACCCTTACATGGACAACAGAAGGCAGAAGTTGCCTCTGTCTGTGGTGGATTGGAGAGCGACGCATTCCTGCAGCAGCAAAGTGTCCAGTCAAATTTTCAAATCCAGCGAGTCTCTGGTCGAGTCCACCACCTCTTCTGTTCAAAATGACTGGAAAGTGGGTCTCAATATTCCTTTCAAAGCAAATCTCATGCTGGCTGGAAGCCATTCCAAAGTCGCTGGCTACTCCATGGAAAAAACCAAATCTGACAAATTCAGCTTCACAACCCAAGGTCTGTCTTGTGAGTACTACAG TTACCGCATATCTAAAACCCCAACTCTGCAAAAAGATTTTCTGGACTCAGTGAAACAACTTCCTAAAGTCTACAACCCACAAAGCAAGAACAACTATTACCATCTGATTGACACCTTTGGCACCCATTACATCACCAAG GTGAAAATGGGCGGGAAGGTTCAGGCAGTCACCAGCATCCGTGAGTGTGAGGCGCACTTGGATGGAATTGAAGTGAATGAGGCGGAGATGTGCCTCAGGGTTGAAGCGTCCGGAACTATAAAAGGAACTACAATTTCATCTGAGGTGCAGCACTGCCAAGGAAAAAAGGACAAGTTAGGGAGAAAAATTACATTCTCCAGTTACTTTAACGACAG GTTTATGGAAGTAAAGGGTGGTCAGACAACAGAACCAGACCTCATCTTCTCTGCCAGCATGAATCCATCAGCCTACAAGGATTGGCTGAACTCTGTGCCACAGAACCCTGACACCCTTTCCTACTCTCTGGATTCCCTTCATGAGTTAATCCCAAAGAGTGACCCTATGAGGGAAAACCTGTGCTCTGCTATCACCCATTACATCCTGGAGAAAGGCCTGTTGAAGAGTTGCACTGATCCCTGTAAGGCAGGTATCAAGAGCAAGTCAAGAGAACCCTGTGTCTGCCAGTGCCACAATAACCCTGCTGTGACCCCGGACTGCTGTCCAGCTCAGAGGGGCATGGCTCGTGTTATCATTACAGTGTTGGGAGGGTCTTACCTATATGGAGATGACTTTACTGCCACAGATGCCTATGTGAAAGTGTTTACTGGTAAACAGGTCTTTCGTACCGATACCATTGACAACGATGACTTCCCAAAGTGGAACATGAAACTTGACCTGGGAAGCCAGGTTCTGtcagaaataaaactgaagtttGAAGTTTGGGATGAGGATAACGAATGGGATGATGACCTGCTTGGATCATGTGAGCGATCTCTGACATCAGGCACTAACAGTGATGCTTGCAGCCTTGATTATGGTGAGTTATACTTTGAGTGGAAAGTAGAATGTGCTCCTAATCTGAGTGGCAGTTACTGCCAGACTTATCAAAGCAGCCCAATGGATAAGAACCTGAAGGAGCTGTACAGGTCCAGGCACTCCCGTCCTGTTCCCAAAGACATCCTCCAACAGatgggtgtg
- the LOC101166302 gene encoding perforin-1, protein MFPVKFSLFLLLIFPMCTFEMCTDGTPKECLEAEFAPGSNLAGEGFDITSMERKGAFVLDTNQWKRENKACTLCTNPYMDNRRQKLPLSVVDWRATHSCSSKVSSQIFKSSESLVESTTSSVQNDWKVGLNIPFKANLMLAGSHSKVAGYSMEKTKSDKFSFTTQGLSCEYYSYRVSKAPTLQKDFLDSVKQLPKTYNPQSKDNYYHLIDTFGTHYITKVKMGGKVQAVTSIRECEAHLNGIEVNEVEMCLRVEASATIKGITISSEVQHCQGKKDKLGRKITFSSYFNDRFMEVKGGQTTEPDLIFSASMNPSAYKDWLNSVPQNPDILSYSLDSLHELFPKSDPMRQNLRSAITHYILEKGLMKSCTDPCQAGIKSNSREPCVCQCHNNPAVTPDCCPAQRGMARVIITVVRASKLRGDDFTATDAYVKVFIGKLVGRTPIIANDDNPHWNMKLDLGTQVLSELVKLKFEVWDQDNKWDDDLLGTCEQDLTSGTKRGVCALNRGELFFNWKVECAPSLSGSYCQTYQSSPMDKNLKELYRSRHSRPVPKDILQQMGVFVNESSSRRNENLMKIYDANKKFSNFTKEYFL, encoded by the exons ATGTTCCCTGTGAAATTTTCCCTCTTCCTTCTGCTGATCTTTCCCATGTGCACATTCGAGATGTGCACAGACGGGACGCCCAAAGAGTGCCTGGAGGCAGAGTTTGCTCCAGGTTCCAATTTAGCTGGAGAAGGCTTCGACATCACTAGTATGGAGCGCAAGGGGGCTTTTGTCCTCGACACAAATCAATGGAAGCGTGAGAATAAAGCTTGCACCCTGTGCACCAACCCTTACATGGACAACAGAAGGCAGAAGTTGCCTCTGTCTGTGGTGGATTGGAGAGCGACGCATTCCTGCAGCAGCAAAGTGTCCAGTCAAATTTTCAAATCCAGCGAGTCTCTGGTCGAGTCCACCACCTCTTCTGTTCAAAATGACTGGAAAGTGGGTCTCAATATTCCTTTCAAAGCAAATCTGATGCTGGCTGGAAGCCATTCCAAAGTCGCTGGCTACTCAATGGAAAAAACCAAATCTGACAAATTCAGCTTTACGACCCAAGGTCTGTCTTGTGAGTACTACAG TTACCGTGTATCCAAAGCCCCAACTTTGCAAAAAGATTTTCTGGACTCAGTTAAACAACTTCCTAAGACCTACAACCCACAAAGCAAGGACAACTATTACCATCTGATTGACACCTTTGGCACCCATTACATCACCAAG GTGAAAATGGGCGGGAAGGTTCAGGCTGTCACCAGCATCCGTGAGTGTGAGGCCCACCTGAATGGAATTGAAGTGAATGAGGTGGAGATGTGCCTCAGGGTTGAAGCGTCCGCAACTATAAAAGGAATTACAATTTCATCTGAAGTGCAGCACTGCCAAGGAAAGAAGGACAAGTTAGGGAGAAAAATTACATTCTCCAGCTACTTTAATGACAG GTTTATGGAAGTAAAGGGTGGTCAGACAACAGAACCAGACCTCATCTTCTCTGCCAGCATGAATCCATCAGCCTACAAGGATTGGCTGAACTCTGTGCCACAGAACCCTGACATCCTTTCTTACTCTCTGGATTCCCTTCATGAGTTATTTCCAAAGAGTGACCCTATGAGGCAAAACCTGCGCTCTGCTATCACCCATTACATCCTTGAGAAAGGCCTGATGAAGAGTTGCACTGATCCCTGTCAGGCAGGTATCAAGAGCAATTCAAGAGAGCCCTGTGTCTGCCAGTGCCACAATAACCCTGCTGTGACCCCGGACTGCTGTCCAGCTCAGAGGGGCATGGCTCGTGTTATCATTACAGTGGTGCGGGCCTCTAAGCTAAGGGGAGATGACTTTACTGCCACAGATGCCTATGTAAAAGTGTTTATTGGTAAACTGGTGGGTCGTACTCCTATCATCGCCAACGATGACAACCCACACTGGAACATGAAACTTGACCTGGGAACCCAGGTTTTGTCAGAACTAGTTAAACTGAAGTTTGAAGTTTGGGATCAGGACAACAAATGGGATGATGACCTGCTTGGAACATGTGAGCAAGATCTGACATCAGGCACTAAGAGGGGTGTTTGTGCCCTTAATCGTGGTGAGTTATTCTTTAACTGGAAAGTAGAATGTGCTCCAAGTCTGAGTGGCAGTTACTGCCAGACTTATCAAAGCAGCCCAATGGATAAGAACCTGAAGGAGCTGTACAGGTCCAGGCACTCCCGTCCTGTTCCCAAAGACATCCTCCAACAGatgggtgtgtttgtgaacGAATCCAGTTCAAGAAGAAATGAGAATCTGATGAAAATCTATGACGCCAACAAGAAGTTCTCTAACTTTACCAAAGAGTATTTCCTTTAA
- the LOC101166050 gene encoding perforin-1, translated as MLLHLCCELQTLSDNPSGRGDFMQVNTIMFPVKFSLFLLLIFPMCTFEMCTDGTPKECQEAEFAPGSNLAGEGFDITSMERKGAFVLDMNQWKRENKACTLCTNPYMDNRRQKLPLSVVDWRATHSCSSKVSSQIFKSSESLVESTTSSVENNWKVGLSFGAISNLMLAGSHSKVAGYSMQKTKSDKFSFTTQGLSCEYYSYRVSKAPTLQKDFLDSVKQLPKVYNPQSKDNYYHLIDTFGTHYITKVKMGGKVQAVTSIRECLAHLEGIEVNEAEMCLRVEASATMSINTNSIEVQNCQAKKDKSGRKIAFSSYFNDRFTEVRGGQTTEPDLIFSAKKDPSAYKAWLNSVPQNPDIISYSLDSVHELFPKSDCMRENLRSAITHYILEKGLLKNCTDPCKAGIKSNPREPCVCQCHNNPAVTPDCCPAEKSKARVIITVVRASGLWGDYFTATDAYVKVFIGKLVGRTPVIANNNNPQWNMAIDLGTQVLSEGQKLKFEVWDEDNKWDDDLLGTCERALTSGNKRGVCALNHGELFFNWKVECTPNLSGSYCQNYQSSPMDKNLKELYRSRHSLPVPKDILQQMGVFVNESTSRRNENLMKIYDANKKHSNFTKEYFL; from the exons GTGAACACCATCATGTTCCCTGTGAAGTTTTCCCTCTTCCTTCTGCTGATCTTTCCTATGTGCACATTCGAGATGTGCACAGACGGGACGCCCAAAGAGTGCCAAGAAGCAGAATTTGCTCCGGGTTCCAATTTAGCCGGAGAAGGCTTCGACATCACTAGTATGGAGCGCAAGGGGGCCTTTGTCCTCGACATGAATCAATGGAAGCGTGAGAATAAAGCTTGCACCCTGTGCACCAACCCTTACATGGACAACAGAAGGCAGAAGTTGCCTCTGTCTGTGGTGGATTGGAGAGCGACGCATTCCTGCAGCAGCAAAGTCTCCAGTCAAATTTTCAAATCCAGCGAGTCTCTGGTCGAGTCCACCACCTCTTCTGTTGAAAACAACTGGAAGGTGGGTCTCAGTTTTGGTGCAATCTCAAATCTGATGCTGGCTGGAAGCCATTCCAAAGTCGCTGGCTACTCAATGCAAAAAACCAAATCTGACAAATTCAGCTTTACAACCCAAGGTCTGTCTTGTGAGTACTACAG TTACCGTGTATCCAAAGCCCCAACTTTGCAAAAAGATTTTCTGGACTCAGTGAAACAACTTCCTAAAGTCTACAACCCACAAAGCAAGGACAACTATTACCATCTGATTGACACCTTTGGCACCCATTACATCACCAAG GTGAAAATGGGCGGGAAGGTTCAGGCTGTCACCAGCATCCGTGAGTGTTTGGCCCACCTGGAAGGAATTGAAGTGAACGAGGCGGAGATGTGCCTCAGGGTTGAAGCGTCCGCAACTATGAGCATAAATACAAATTCAATTGAGGTGCAGAACTGCCAAGCCAAAAAAGACAAGTCAGGGAGAAAAATTGCTTTCTCCAGCTACTTTAATGACAG GTTCACAGAAGTAAGGGGTGGTCAGACAACAGAACCAGACCTCATTTTCTCCGCCAAAAAAGATCCATCAGCCTATAAGGCTTGGCTGAACTCTGTGCCACAGAACCCCGACATCATTTCTTACTCTCTGGACTCTGTTCATGAGTTATTTCCAAAGAGTGACTGTATGAGGGAAAACCTGCGCTCTGCAATCACCCATTACATCCTGGAGAAAGGCCTGTTGAAGAATTGCACTGATCCCTGTAAGGCAGGTATCAAGAGCAATCCAAGAGAGCCCTGTGTCTGCCAGTGCCATAATAACCCTGCTGTGACCCCGGACTGCTGCCCAGCTGAGAAGAGTAAGGCTCGTGTTATCATTACAGTGGTGCGGGCCTCAGGTCTTTGGGGAGATTACTTTACTGCCACAGATGCCTATGTGAAAGTGTTTATTGGTAAACTGGTGGGTCGTACTCCTGTTATCGCCAACAATAACAACCCACAGTGGAACATGGCTATTGACCTGGGAACCCAGGTCCTGTCAGAAGGACAAAAGCTGAAGTTTGAAGTTTGGGATGAGGACAACAAATGGGATGATGACCTGCTTGGAACATGTGAGCGAGCTCTGACATCAGGCAACAAGAGGGGTGTTTGTGCCCTTAATCATGGTGAGTTATTCTTTAACTGGAAAGTAGAATGTACTCCAAATCTGAGTGGCAGTTACTGCCAGAATTATCAAAGCAGCCCAATGGATAAGAACCTGAAGGAGCTGTACAGGTCCAGGCACTCCCTCCCTGTTCCCAAAGACATCCTCCAACAGatgggtgtgtttgtgaacGAATCCACTTCAAGAAGAAACGAGAATCTGATGAAAATCTATGACGCCAACAAGAAGCACTCTAACTTTACCAAAGAGTATTTCCTTTAA